From one Catenuloplanes nepalensis genomic stretch:
- a CDS encoding SpoIIE family protein phosphatase, which produces MGSASDEDIAVDDLPPELALAFAAGGEMGARMRDLDWSATPLGPPATWPPVLRGAVALMLASRAQIVIFWGPEYVALYNDAYRPAMGTKHPAHLGRPGREMWSEIWELIGALFDGVVASGEAYWAPNHRFMLERHGYLEETYFDVSYDPIRLPDGTVGGVYCIVTDTTARVVGERRVTALSALGSRLGETASQPVLAAEVVRVLGEFPADVPFSVVRLESAEAPILAVGGATDADVLPPAVAVGAETFLRTADLLVTAPESAAGEAFAVPITAGHQTVGVLVLGLSRHLDRDESYLGFCRLVASQVSNAVANLRAYEHERAQAAALAALDEAKTSFFSNVSHELRTPLTLILGPLEDALATPGLAEDARERLEVMQRNGFRLLKLVNTVLDFSRISSGRLRAAYQPTDLADYTARLASTFRSATDRAGLRLVVDCAPLPEPVHVDREMWEKIVLNLLSNAVKFTFTGSVTVRVRAEGRVAVVEVADTGVGIAAEEIPQLFERFHRVAGVRSRSHEGTGIGLALVRELIEQHGGTVTVRSTPGEGSVFALTVPFGSAHLPPDRLIESAPLAEHVDGRQFVEEARQWPAEEPAEVEAPSRTPGRGRILLADDNRDLRDHVARLLRPHWDVVAVADGRAALDAALGTPFDLVLTDVMMPRMDGYALVEALRKDQRTSGVPVIILSARAGDEASVEGLAAGADDYLVKPFTARDLLARVRANLELGQLRGRITTRLRALVDAAADLNAARSTTAVIEAAAGHALRMVNAGRVVATVPGASFETRRVEHTPEEPAAVVPLAGAAGDPLGEIAVWRDGHDPTPFDEVVLAQLGRLVGIRLENARLYEAEHRIATTLQHSLLPRSLPKVPGAVTASRYLSGSAEAEVGGDWYDVIVGPSGHLDLVIGDVVGKGVHAAAAMGQLRNALRAYLLEGFDPGEALTRLNRLVDNLGRRQFATVVCVRYDPVRRDLWFASAGHPSPVVITTDLDVAFLYGSALGPPIGALPQATYRTGTGRLSVGSRLLLYTDGLIEDRRQSIDTGLEALLADAAHPADHVEDLIDAMLRRVADQPRHDDIALLVLEAAEPDRMDLRLASEANRLSALRRRLDDFLAAHGVPENDIFDLSVAVSEAAANAIEHPVTPREPVIDVTVRIEPGPDGTPAAVEATIRDTGTWRPEGEAGFRGRGLALIRALATLTVERSDSGTALTLRRPLG; this is translated from the coding sequence ATGGGCTCCGCCTCGGATGAGGACATCGCGGTCGACGACCTTCCCCCTGAACTCGCACTGGCGTTCGCGGCCGGCGGGGAGATGGGCGCCCGGATGCGTGACCTGGACTGGTCCGCGACGCCGCTCGGGCCGCCCGCGACGTGGCCACCGGTGCTGCGTGGCGCGGTCGCGCTGATGCTGGCCTCGCGCGCACAGATCGTCATCTTCTGGGGCCCGGAATATGTCGCGCTCTACAACGACGCGTACCGGCCGGCGATGGGCACCAAGCATCCGGCTCACCTCGGACGGCCCGGCCGGGAGATGTGGAGCGAGATCTGGGAGCTGATCGGCGCGCTCTTCGACGGTGTGGTCGCGAGCGGCGAGGCGTACTGGGCGCCGAACCACCGCTTCATGCTGGAGCGGCACGGCTACCTGGAGGAGACGTACTTCGACGTCTCCTACGACCCGATCCGGCTGCCGGACGGCACGGTCGGCGGCGTCTACTGCATCGTCACGGACACCACCGCGCGCGTGGTCGGCGAGCGGCGGGTCACGGCGCTGAGCGCGCTCGGCTCCCGGCTCGGCGAGACCGCGAGCCAGCCGGTGCTGGCCGCGGAGGTCGTGCGGGTGCTCGGCGAGTTCCCGGCGGACGTGCCGTTCTCGGTGGTGCGCCTGGAGTCGGCCGAGGCGCCGATCCTCGCGGTCGGTGGCGCCACGGACGCGGACGTGCTGCCGCCGGCCGTGGCCGTCGGCGCGGAGACGTTCCTGCGTACCGCGGATCTGCTGGTCACGGCCCCCGAGTCGGCGGCCGGGGAGGCGTTCGCGGTGCCGATCACGGCCGGGCACCAGACCGTGGGCGTGCTGGTGCTGGGCCTGAGCCGGCACCTCGACCGGGACGAGTCCTACCTCGGGTTCTGCCGGCTGGTCGCGTCGCAGGTCAGCAACGCGGTGGCGAACCTTCGCGCGTACGAGCACGAGCGGGCGCAGGCGGCCGCGCTCGCCGCGCTGGACGAGGCCAAGACCAGCTTCTTCTCCAACGTCAGCCACGAGCTGCGCACGCCGCTGACGCTGATCCTCGGCCCGCTGGAGGACGCGCTCGCCACGCCCGGCCTCGCCGAGGACGCGCGGGAGCGGCTGGAGGTCATGCAGCGCAACGGGTTCCGGCTGCTGAAGCTGGTCAACACGGTGCTGGACTTCTCCCGGATCTCGTCCGGCCGACTGCGCGCCGCCTACCAGCCCACCGACCTCGCCGACTACACCGCGCGGCTGGCCAGCACGTTCCGCTCCGCGACCGACCGGGCCGGGCTGCGCCTGGTGGTGGACTGCGCGCCGCTGCCCGAGCCGGTCCACGTGGACCGGGAGATGTGGGAGAAGATCGTCCTCAACCTGCTGTCGAACGCGGTCAAGTTCACGTTCACCGGCAGCGTCACGGTCCGGGTGCGGGCCGAGGGCCGGGTCGCGGTCGTCGAGGTCGCGGACACCGGCGTGGGCATCGCGGCGGAGGAGATCCCGCAGCTCTTCGAGCGGTTCCACCGGGTCGCCGGCGTCCGGTCCCGCAGCCACGAGGGGACCGGCATCGGCCTGGCGCTGGTCCGCGAGCTGATCGAGCAGCACGGCGGCACCGTCACGGTCCGCAGCACGCCCGGCGAGGGCAGCGTCTTCGCGCTGACCGTGCCGTTCGGCAGCGCGCACCTGCCGCCGGACCGGCTGATCGAGTCCGCGCCGCTGGCCGAGCACGTCGACGGCCGCCAGTTCGTGGAGGAGGCGCGGCAGTGGCCGGCCGAGGAGCCGGCCGAGGTGGAAGCGCCGAGCCGGACGCCGGGCCGCGGGCGGATCCTGCTGGCGGACGACAACCGGGACCTGCGCGACCACGTGGCCCGGCTGCTGCGCCCGCACTGGGACGTGGTCGCGGTCGCGGACGGCCGGGCCGCGCTGGACGCCGCGCTCGGCACGCCGTTCGACCTGGTGTTGACGGACGTGATGATGCCCCGGATGGACGGGTACGCGCTGGTCGAGGCGCTGCGCAAGGATCAGCGGACCAGCGGCGTGCCGGTGATCATCCTGTCCGCCCGGGCCGGTGACGAGGCGTCCGTCGAGGGCCTGGCCGCCGGTGCCGACGACTACCTGGTCAAGCCGTTCACCGCGCGGGACCTCCTCGCCCGGGTCCGGGCGAACCTGGAGCTGGGCCAGCTCCGCGGCCGGATCACCACCCGGCTGCGCGCGCTGGTCGACGCGGCCGCGGACCTGAACGCGGCCCGCTCCACCACCGCGGTCATCGAGGCCGCGGCCGGCCACGCGCTCCGCATGGTCAACGCCGGCCGGGTGGTCGCCACCGTGCCCGGCGCCAGCTTCGAGACCCGGCGTGTCGAGCACACGCCGGAGGAACCGGCCGCGGTGGTGCCGCTGGCCGGCGCGGCCGGGGACCCGCTCGGCGAGATCGCCGTCTGGCGCGACGGGCACGACCCGACGCCGTTCGACGAGGTCGTGCTCGCGCAGCTGGGCCGTCTGGTCGGGATCCGGCTGGAGAACGCGCGGCTCTACGAGGCCGAGCACCGGATCGCCACCACGCTCCAGCACAGCCTGCTGCCCCGGTCGCTGCCGAAGGTGCCGGGCGCGGTGACCGCCAGCCGCTACCTGTCCGGCAGCGCGGAGGCCGAGGTCGGCGGCGACTGGTACGACGTGATCGTCGGCCCGTCCGGCCACCTCGACCTGGTCATCGGCGACGTGGTCGGCAAGGGCGTGCACGCGGCCGCGGCCATGGGACAGTTGCGCAACGCGCTCCGGGCCTATCTTCTGGAGGGCTTCGACCCGGGTGAGGCGCTGACCCGGCTCAACAGGCTGGTCGACAACCTCGGGCGCCGGCAGTTCGCCACCGTGGTGTGCGTGCGCTACGACCCGGTGCGGCGCGACCTGTGGTTCGCCAGCGCCGGGCACCCGTCCCCGGTGGTGATCACCACGGATCTCGACGTCGCGTTCCTCTACGGAAGCGCGCTCGGGCCGCCGATCGGAGCGCTGCCGCAGGCGACGTACCGGACCGGGACGGGGCGGCTGTCGGTCGGCTCCCGCCTGCTGCTCTACACGGACGGGCTGATCGAGGACCGGCGGCAGAGCATCGACACCGGTCTGGAAGCGCTGTTGGCGGACGCGGCACACCCCGCCGACCACGTGGAGGACCTCATCGACGCGATGCTGCGCCGCGTGGCGGACCAGCCCCGGCACGACGACATCGCACTGCTCGTGCTGGAGGCGGCCGAGCCGGACCGGATGGACCTGCGCCTGGCGTCCGAGGCGAACCGGCTCTCCGCGCTGCGGCGGCGGCTGGACGACTTCCTGGCCGCGCACGGCGTACCGGAGAACGACATCTTCGACCTGTCCGTCGCGGTCTCCGAGGCGGCCGCGAACGCGATCGAGCACCCGGTCACGCCGCGCGAGCCGGTCATCGACGTGACCGTGCGGATCGAGCCGGGCCCGGACGGCACGCCGGCCGCGGTGGAGGCGACGATCCGGGACACCGGCACCTGGCGGCCGGAGGGCGAGGCCGGGTTCCGCGGGCGGGGGCTCGCGCTGATCCGCGCGCTGGCCACGCTGACCGTGGAGCGCTCGGATTCCGGCACCGCGCTGACGCTGCGCCGCCCCCTGGGCTAG
- a CDS encoding gamma-glutamyl-gamma-aminobutyrate hydrolase family protein: protein MTRPLIGLTTYAQDTRFGTVDVPAAVLPLTYVRAVHTTGGRAVLITTDDPGDDVLHGLDGIVFTGGSDVSPGYYGAEPHPLTVSVPERDEAEMLLMRAALASPGLPVLGVCRGMQLLTVASGGRLHQHVPDVVGHTGHMPGDDQDGHHGVRLAPGSRAAAVMGTEAPVNSFHHQAVADPGRLVATGWADDGLIEAVEDPDAGFVLGVQWHPERTDDLRPFAALVEAARIRAVVTRARMAA, encoded by the coding sequence ATGACGCGACCGCTGATCGGGCTCACCACGTACGCACAGGACACCCGCTTCGGAACGGTGGACGTGCCGGCGGCGGTGCTGCCGCTGACCTATGTGCGCGCGGTGCATACGACCGGCGGCCGGGCCGTGCTGATCACCACGGACGATCCGGGTGACGACGTGCTGCACGGACTGGACGGCATCGTGTTCACCGGCGGCTCCGACGTGAGCCCCGGCTACTACGGCGCGGAGCCGCACCCGCTGACGGTCAGCGTGCCGGAGCGCGACGAGGCCGAGATGCTGCTGATGCGCGCGGCGCTGGCGAGCCCCGGCCTGCCGGTGCTCGGCGTCTGCCGCGGCATGCAGCTGCTCACGGTCGCGTCCGGTGGCCGCCTGCACCAGCACGTGCCGGACGTCGTCGGGCACACCGGGCACATGCCCGGCGACGACCAGGACGGACACCACGGGGTACGGCTCGCGCCCGGCTCCCGCGCCGCCGCGGTCATGGGCACGGAGGCACCGGTCAACTCGTTCCACCATCAGGCGGTCGCGGACCCGGGCCGGCTCGTCGCCACCGGCTGGGCCGACGACGGGCTGATCGAGGCGGTGGAGGACCCGGACGCCGGCTTCGTGCTCGGCGTGCAGTGGCACCCGGAGCGCACCGACGACCTGCGGCCGTTCGCGGCGCTGGTCGAGGCCGCGCGGATCCGGGCCGTCGTCACCCGCGCGCGGATGGCCGCCTGA
- a CDS encoding gamma-glutamyl-gamma-aminobutyrate hydrolase family protein — MRPIIGITSYREPASWGIWRDTAADLIPHSYVRAVTEAGGRAVLLPPDDGDTGVLRALDGLLLAGGADIGPGLYGAEPDAATGTRPDRDAGEVALLTAALRTGLPILGVCRGMQLLAAVHGGRLHQHLPDVLGHEKHRPAPGVFGAHGLRCAAGSRIAALLGPEAEVNTYHHQGVADPGRLTATGWADDGLIEAVEDPAHPFLLGVQWHPEEAGDLRPFAALVDAARA; from the coding sequence ATGCGACCGATCATCGGCATCACGTCCTATCGGGAGCCGGCCTCGTGGGGCATCTGGCGGGACACGGCCGCGGACCTGATCCCGCACAGCTACGTGCGAGCGGTGACCGAGGCCGGCGGCCGTGCGGTGCTGCTGCCGCCGGACGACGGTGACACCGGTGTGCTGCGCGCGCTGGACGGCCTGCTGCTGGCCGGCGGCGCGGACATCGGGCCGGGCCTCTACGGCGCGGAGCCGGACGCGGCCACCGGCACCCGGCCGGACCGGGACGCGGGCGAGGTCGCGCTGCTCACCGCCGCGCTTCGCACCGGCCTGCCGATCCTCGGGGTCTGCCGCGGCATGCAACTGCTCGCGGCCGTGCACGGCGGCCGGCTGCACCAGCACCTGCCGGACGTGCTCGGGCACGAGAAGCACCGGCCGGCGCCGGGCGTGTTCGGCGCGCACGGGCTGCGCTGCGCCGCCGGCAGCCGGATCGCGGCGCTGCTGGGCCCGGAGGCCGAGGTCAACACCTACCACCACCAGGGCGTGGCGGATCCGGGCCGGTTGACCGCGACCGGCTGGGCCGACGACGGGCTGATCGAGGCGGTCGAGGACCCGGCGCACCCGTTCCTGCTCGGCGTGCAGTGGCACCCGGAGGAGGCCGGTGACCTCCGGCCGTTCGCCGCGTTGGTCGACGCGGCGCGGGCCTAA
- a CDS encoding 3-oxoacyl-ACP reductase: MNRLAGRVTVITGAGSGIGLATARRFRDEGAFVVCVDVDAATGEAAAAEVDGEFVRCDVSDSEQVRALFDGVAARHGRVDVAFNNAGISPPDDDSILETGLDAWERVIRVNTTSVYLCCKYVLPHMRRQGKGSIINTASFVALMGAATSQIAYTASKGGVLAMTRELGVQFAREGIRVNALCPGPIATPLLLELFAKDPERAARRLVHVPMGRFGEPSEIAAAVAFLASDDASFMTAGQFVVDGGITAAYVTAT; encoded by the coding sequence ATGAACAGGCTCGCCGGGCGGGTCACGGTCATCACCGGCGCGGGCAGCGGGATCGGGCTGGCCACCGCGCGCCGGTTCCGGGACGAGGGCGCGTTCGTGGTCTGCGTGGACGTGGACGCCGCCACCGGGGAGGCCGCGGCGGCGGAGGTGGACGGCGAGTTCGTGCGCTGCGACGTGAGCGACTCCGAGCAGGTGCGAGCGCTGTTCGACGGCGTGGCGGCGCGGCACGGGCGGGTCGACGTCGCGTTCAACAACGCCGGGATCTCGCCGCCGGACGACGACTCGATCCTGGAGACCGGGCTGGACGCGTGGGAGCGGGTGATCCGGGTCAACACCACCAGCGTCTACCTGTGCTGCAAGTACGTGCTCCCGCACATGCGCCGGCAGGGCAAGGGGTCGATCATCAACACCGCGTCGTTCGTGGCGCTGATGGGCGCGGCCACGTCACAGATCGCATACACGGCCAGCAAGGGCGGCGTGCTCGCGATGACCCGGGAACTGGGCGTGCAGTTCGCCCGCGAGGGCATCCGGGTGAACGCGCTCTGCCCCGGCCCGATCGCCACGCCGCTGCTGCTGGAGCTGTTCGCGAAGGATCCGGAGCGGGCCGCGCGCCGGCTGGTGCACGTGCCGATGGGCCGGTTCGGCGAGCCGTCCGAGATCGCGGCCGCGGTCGCGTTCCTGGCGAGCGACGACGCCTCGTTCATGACGGCCGGCCAGTTCGTCGTCGACGGCGGCATCACCGCCGCCTACGTGACAGCTACCTAG